The following are encoded together in the Blautia obeum ATCC 29174 genome:
- a CDS encoding NusG domain II-containing protein, producing MKKKELTFIIGIVVFALLLWGGMYLTRRGNYGSIRITVNGEEYGTYSLGKDQVIKINGTNVCEIKNGEVKMTEADCPDHLCMKQKAVDSTGGTIVCLPNKVVIEGEKGESLNEDSPEFDTAV from the coding sequence TTGAAGAAAAAAGAACTGACTTTTATTATTGGCATCGTGGTGTTTGCCCTGCTCCTCTGGGGTGGCATGTATCTCACCCGCCGCGGGAATTACGGAAGTATCCGAATTACCGTAAACGGCGAGGAATACGGCACCTATTCCCTTGGGAAAGATCAGGTGATCAAAATAAACGGCACCAATGTATGCGAAATAAAAAACGGCGAGGTCAAAATGACCGAAGCCGACTGCCCGGACCACCTCTGTATGAAACAGAAAGCAGTTGACAGTACCGGTGGAACGATTGTCTGTCTGCCGAATAAAGTTGTGATTGAAGGCGAAAAAGGAGAATCCCTCAATGAAGATTCCCCTGAATTCGATACTGCTGTCTGA
- a CDS encoding Gx transporter family protein: MNQKKLANLGLFAAVAIIFGYVESLIPFFAGIPGMKLGLANLAVLFILEKYTWKEAALVSVIRIFIIGFMFGNLFSILYSLAGAALSLTVMTVMKKKSDFSILGISVAGGVSHNIGQLLIACLITMTSGLIYYAPALLISGVITGLLIGTLTNEVLKRIHF; the protein is encoded by the coding sequence ATGAATCAGAAAAAACTTGCCAATCTCGGGCTTTTTGCCGCAGTAGCAATCATCTTTGGCTATGTGGAATCACTGATTCCCTTTTTTGCCGGAATTCCGGGAATGAAACTCGGGCTGGCCAATCTTGCAGTCCTGTTTATCCTTGAAAAATATACCTGGAAAGAAGCCGCCCTTGTTTCTGTCATCCGTATCTTTATCATCGGATTCATGTTCGGAAATCTTTTCAGTATTCTGTACAGTCTGGCCGGTGCAGCTTTAAGCCTCACCGTCATGACGGTTATGAAAAAAAAATCCGACTTCAGCATCCTCGGTATCAGTGTTGCCGGCGGTGTCTCCCATAATATTGGTCAGCTTTTGATTGCCTGTCTGATCACCATGACGTCCGGTCTGATCTACTATGCACCGGCACTGCTGATCTCCGGTGTCATTACCGGATTACTGATTGGAACACTGACTAATGAAGTTTTGAAACGTATTCATTTTTAA